Sequence from the Burkholderia sp. GAS332 genome:
CCGGCACGTTCGCACACTCTCTGGAGAATTGACATGAGCGATACCATCACGACCGACCGTACGAGCGCGGACCCGGCACAATCGAACAGCAAGGGTGCACACGATGGCACCACCGGAACCCCGCCGAACGCGACGCCGCCCGGCGGCTCGAGCAAGCGCAAGCTGTGGCTCGCGCTGCTGGGCATCGGGGTCGTGGTCGCGGGTGCTGCGTATGGCGCGTACTACTTCACGTATGGGCAATATCACCAGTCGACCGACGACGCGTACGTCAACGGCAACCTCGTGCAGCTCACGCCGCAGGTGACCGGCACGGTCAACGCGGTCGACACGGACGACACGCAGATCGTGAAAGCGGGTGACCCGGTCGTCACGCTGGACCCGGCCGATTCGAAGATCGCGCTCCTGAACGCCGAGGCGGCGCTCGGCCAGGCCGTGCGCCAGGTGAGCACGCTCTACGTGAACAACGACTACTACGCGGCCAACATCGCGCAGCGCGAGTCGGACCTGGCCCGCGCGCAGGACGATCTGCAGCGCCGTGTCGCGGTGGCCAGCACCGGCGCGGTGTCGGCGGAAGACGTCTCGCACGCCCACGACGCCGTGGCCGCCGCTCAGGCCGCGCTCGACGCCGCTCGCCAGCAGGCGCAATCGAACCGCGCGCTGACCGACCGCACATCGATCGAACAGCATCCGGATGTGCGGGCTGCCGCCGCCAAGCTCCGCGACGCCTACCTCGAGTACGCGCGCAATACGCTGCCGGCGCCGGTGACGGGCTACGTCGCGCAACGCTCGGTGCAAGTGGGCGAGCGCGTCGCGCCGGGCACGCCGCTGATGTCGATCGTGCCGCTCGACGGCGTGTGGGTCGATGCGAACTTCAAGGAAGTGCAACTGCGCCGGATGCGCATCGGCCAGCCGGTCACGATGACCGCGGATGTCTACGGTTCGAGCGTCAAGTACCACGGACGGGTGATTGGCTTCTCGGCGGGCACGGGCAGCGCGTTCGCGACGCTGCCGGCGCAGAACGCGACCGGCAACTGGATCAAGATCGTGCAGCGCTTGCCGGTGCGTATCGCGCTCGACCCGAAGGAGCTGGAGGCGCATCCGCTTCGCATTGGGCTGTCGATGGATGTCGACGCGGACACGCGCGACGTTTCCGGCACGCAACTCGGCGCTGCTGTGAACACGACCTACCACACCGATGTGTTTGCGCAGTACGGCGATAAGGCCGACGCGGAGATCGCGAAGATTATCGAGCAGAACGAAGTGACGGCGCCGTCGAAGGTGACCACGTCGGCTGCTAGGAAGGTGGCGATGCGGGAGCAGGCGCGCGGTTAGGGATAGTCAGCTTGATGAGCTTCATGGCGTTCTTCTCGACGGATACCTGCCAAGATTTTTGCCCGAAATTTACCCGCAAATCTGGCGGAAGCAGGCGGATTCCTCTGGATGAAATCGGGCAGAT
This genomic interval carries:
- a CDS encoding membrane fusion protein, multidrug efflux system, translating into MSDTITTDRTSADPAQSNSKGAHDGTTGTPPNATPPGGSSKRKLWLALLGIGVVVAGAAYGAYYFTYGQYHQSTDDAYVNGNLVQLTPQVTGTVNAVDTDDTQIVKAGDPVVTLDPADSKIALLNAEAALGQAVRQVSTLYVNNDYYAANIAQRESDLARAQDDLQRRVAVASTGAVSAEDVSHAHDAVAAAQAALDAARQQAQSNRALTDRTSIEQHPDVRAAAAKLRDAYLEYARNTLPAPVTGYVAQRSVQVGERVAPGTPLMSIVPLDGVWVDANFKEVQLRRMRIGQPVTMTADVYGSSVKYHGRVIGFSAGTGSAFATLPAQNATGNWIKIVQRLPVRIALDPKELEAHPLRIGLSMDVDADTRDVSGTQLGAAVNTTYHTDVFAQYGDKADAEIAKIIEQNEVTAPSKVTTSAARKVAMREQARG